The following are from one region of the Hymenobacter sp. YIM 151858-1 genome:
- a CDS encoding energy transducer TonB: MIRTLRLALLLVCLGAAPATTALAQQKLKYPKASPTDIYDAAEKPAEPLGGAEAYGRYLGDKLTYPTAALQAGVQGTTEVTFVVEKTGYTSGWQVTKSLSPECDAEALRLIKAGPRWKPAQHRGGVVRQRVTVPITFQIPGGAGTTAQAGGAAQPQATQAADAAAPANAGPETISPDEPARPVGGTDAFFEWVQQNLKYPAQARQRKVEGRVTMEFTVEKDGTLSNIRPVKRLGSGCDEEAIRLIKTAPKWQPAKYKGQPIRQKMVLPIVFQL, translated from the coding sequence ATGATCCGAACGCTCCGCCTTGCCTTGCTGCTTGTTTGCCTGGGTGCCGCACCCGCCACCACGGCCCTGGCCCAGCAAAAGCTGAAATACCCCAAAGCCTCGCCCACCGACATCTACGACGCCGCCGAAAAGCCCGCCGAGCCCCTGGGCGGCGCCGAGGCCTACGGCCGCTACCTGGGCGATAAGCTCACCTACCCCACCGCCGCGCTGCAAGCGGGCGTGCAAGGCACCACCGAGGTTACGTTTGTGGTCGAGAAAACCGGCTACACCTCGGGCTGGCAGGTTACCAAAAGCCTCTCGCCCGAGTGCGATGCCGAGGCCCTGCGCCTGATTAAGGCCGGCCCTAGGTGGAAACCCGCCCAGCACCGCGGCGGGGTGGTGCGGCAGCGCGTTACGGTACCCATCACGTTCCAGATTCCGGGCGGCGCGGGCACCACGGCCCAAGCGGGCGGGGCGGCGCAGCCGCAGGCCACGCAAGCCGCCGATGCCGCCGCGCCGGCCAACGCCGGCCCCGAAACCATTTCGCCCGACGAGCCCGCGCGCCCCGTGGGCGGCACCGATGCGTTTTTCGAGTGGGTGCAGCAAAACCTGAAGTACCCCGCCCAGGCCCGCCAGCGCAAGGTAGAGGGCCGCGTAACCATGGAGTTTACCGTGGAGAAAGACGGCACGCTCAGCAACATCCGGCCCGTGAAGCGCCTGGGCTCGGGCTGCGACGAAGAAGCCATCCGGCTCATCAAAACGGCGCCCAAGTGGCAACCGGCCAAGTACAAAGGCCAGCCCATCCGGCAAAAGATGGTGCTGCCGATTGTGTTTCAGCTGTAG
- a CDS encoding RidA family protein, with amino-acid sequence MSLLAPDSSAHNSSRAPEPVGLYPHARRVGNLLFLSGVGPRQRGQKHVPGVELDEDGNILQYDFESQCHAVFQNVRYIVEEAGARWEDIVDVTVFLTNMRDDFHTYNRLYAQYFGTSQPCRTTVEINRLPTPIAIELKCIAWVGER; translated from the coding sequence ATGAGCCTACTCGCCCCCGATTCATCAGCCCACAACTCTTCGCGCGCCCCCGAGCCGGTGGGGCTGTACCCGCATGCCCGCCGGGTGGGCAATTTGCTGTTTCTGTCGGGGGTGGGGCCGCGGCAGCGCGGGCAAAAGCACGTGCCCGGCGTGGAGCTCGACGAGGACGGCAACATCCTCCAGTACGATTTCGAGAGCCAGTGCCACGCCGTGTTCCAGAACGTGCGCTACATCGTGGAGGAAGCCGGCGCGCGGTGGGAGGACATCGTGGACGTGACCGTGTTTCTGACGAACATGCGCGACGACTTTCATACCTACAACCGCCTCTACGCGCAGTATTTCGGCACCAGCCAGCCCTGCCGCACCACCGTGGAGATAAACCGGCTGCCCACGCCCATTGCCATCGAGCTGAAGTGCATTGCCTGGGTGGGCGAGCGGTAG
- a CDS encoding cyanophycinase, whose product MPNSKKKTVNHNSGLSCPPPKGILIAIGGREQKGGNDGSPDEQEEFASDSILQRFVDELRGDGPVVVVPTASEEPVESGQDYVKVFTELGVKRVEVLDIRSRDEVDTEENMRLIDEAAGIMFTGGDQLRLTAIYGGTDLLKRIKERYTSSHFVIAGTSAGAAAMSTPMLYQGRNDAGYLKDEIHVTTGLQFLHDVAIDTHFVARGRIVRMAQVIATNPGCVGLGLEEDTAVVVTDGSELEVIGNGIIVVVDGRQCNGNTIHLVKPGEVFSVRDLHVHLLARGERYTLPIEAHLHR is encoded by the coding sequence ATGCCGAACAGCAAAAAAAAGACGGTTAACCACAACTCGGGCCTGAGTTGCCCCCCGCCCAAGGGTATCCTGATTGCCATTGGCGGGCGCGAGCAAAAAGGCGGCAACGATGGCAGCCCCGACGAGCAGGAAGAATTCGCCTCTGACAGCATTTTGCAGCGCTTTGTGGACGAGCTGCGCGGCGACGGCCCGGTGGTGGTGGTTCCGACGGCCTCCGAGGAGCCCGTGGAGTCGGGCCAGGACTACGTGAAGGTGTTTACCGAGCTGGGCGTAAAGCGCGTGGAGGTGCTCGATATCCGCTCGCGCGACGAGGTGGACACCGAGGAAAACATGCGCCTCATCGACGAGGCCGCGGGCATCATGTTTACGGGCGGCGACCAGCTGCGCCTCACGGCCATTTACGGCGGCACCGATTTGCTTAAGCGCATCAAGGAGCGCTACACCAGCAGCCACTTCGTAATTGCGGGCACCAGCGCCGGCGCCGCCGCCATGTCGACGCCCATGCTGTACCAGGGCCGCAACGACGCCGGCTACCTCAAAGACGAGATTCACGTAACCACCGGCCTGCAATTTCTGCACGATGTCGCCATCGATACCCACTTTGTGGCCCGCGGCCGCATTGTGCGCATGGCCCAGGTAATTGCCACCAACCCCGGCTGCGTGGGCCTTGGCCTCGAAGAAGACACCGCCGTGGTGGTAACCGACGGCAGCGAGCTGGAGGTAATCGGCAACGGCATTATCGTGGTGGTGGATGGCCGCCAGTGCAACGGCAACACCATTCATCTGGTAAAGCCGGGCGAGGTGTTTTCGGTGCGCGACCTGCACGTGCACCTGCTGGCCCGCGGCGAGCGGTACACCCTGCCCATTGAGGCGCACCTGCACCGCTAG
- a CDS encoding KGG domain-containing protein, whose protein sequence is MATNNQNMRGGSSEQHSKAGKMGGEARSTQSSTQSSTQKSGSSNRGFASMDPEQQRRIASEGGKASHASGRGHEWTSEEARAAGRKGGQASGSNRTKQQ, encoded by the coding sequence ATGGCAACGAACAACCAAAACATGCGCGGCGGCTCGTCGGAGCAGCACTCGAAAGCTGGTAAAATGGGTGGCGAAGCCCGCAGCACGCAGAGCAGCACCCAAAGCAGCACCCAGAAGTCGGGCAGCAGCAATCGTGGTTTCGCCTCCATGGACCCCGAACAACAACGACGCATTGCCTCCGAAGGCGGCAAAGCATCGCACGCCAGCGGGCGTGGGCACGAATGGACCTCTGAGGAAGCCCGAGCGGCCGGCCGTAAAGGCGGGCAGGCAAGCGGCTCGAATCGCACCAAGCAACAGTAA
- a CDS encoding response regulator, whose amino-acid sequence MTRLILADDHAVIRDGIKALLADVPEFEVVGLVNNGQELLDRLADTPADVVLMDLNMPVMSGFDALPLLRERFPEVRVLVLSMLDHEKYVHQVLEAGAMGYVLKNAGKDEIVYAIYFQNYGFFDQEQNFGVLFAIDVTDTERANVQLQSERDFVKSLLDHSGDALMVFDRNFYITEWNQRAAELTQVPSEDVLGKRIFSDIPAFDRLEFRRIAERVLAGETVTEYNIPFKRRAGAYDATFVPLTDAQGRVANVLGVVRDVTERNRLMEQTAKMRLQREKEVLSAIMHTQEDERKRIAEALHNGVGQLLYASKLHLDSTPVDETRRTAAVGLLNEAIKATRTISFELTPNVLEDFGLKSALEELCKRIPKQNLHVHLSVGELPPAMPRLVETATYRIAQELLNNVIKHAHAREAFVYVEPQGKKLHLSVEDDGCGFDVEKAREKRGGIGLAGIRNRVGLLGGELTIRSRQGLGTTITVELPLGEEVKKRKNSKP is encoded by the coding sequence ATGACACGTCTTATTCTTGCCGACGACCATGCCGTTATCCGCGACGGTATCAAAGCCCTGCTAGCCGATGTACCCGAGTTTGAGGTGGTAGGACTGGTGAACAACGGCCAGGAACTGCTCGACCGCCTGGCCGACACCCCCGCCGACGTGGTGCTCATGGATTTGAACATGCCCGTGATGAGCGGCTTCGATGCCTTGCCTTTGCTGCGCGAGCGGTTTCCGGAGGTGCGCGTACTCGTCCTCTCCATGCTCGACCACGAGAAGTACGTGCACCAGGTGCTGGAGGCCGGGGCCATGGGGTACGTGCTGAAAAACGCCGGCAAAGACGAGATTGTGTACGCGATATACTTCCAGAATTACGGCTTCTTCGATCAGGAGCAAAATTTTGGGGTGCTGTTTGCCATCGACGTAACCGATACCGAGCGGGCCAACGTGCAGCTACAATCGGAGCGCGACTTTGTGAAAAGCCTGCTCGACCACAGCGGCGACGCCCTTATGGTGTTCGACCGCAACTTCTACATCACCGAGTGGAACCAGCGGGCCGCCGAGCTAACGCAGGTGCCCAGCGAAGACGTGCTGGGCAAGCGCATTTTCAGCGACATTCCGGCCTTCGACCGACTGGAGTTCCGGCGCATTGCCGAGCGCGTGCTGGCCGGCGAAACCGTAACCGAGTACAACATTCCGTTTAAGCGCCGGGCCGGAGCTTACGATGCCACCTTTGTGCCGCTTACCGATGCGCAGGGCCGCGTAGCCAACGTACTGGGCGTGGTGCGCGACGTAACCGAGCGCAACCGCCTGATGGAGCAAACGGCCAAAATGCGCCTGCAGCGCGAAAAGGAGGTGCTGAGCGCCATTATGCACACCCAGGAAGACGAGCGCAAGCGTATAGCCGAGGCCTTGCACAACGGCGTGGGGCAGCTGCTATACGCCAGCAAGCTGCACCTCGACTCGACGCCCGTGGATGAAACGCGCCGCACCGCTGCCGTGGGCTTGCTGAACGAGGCCATTAAGGCCACGCGCACCATTTCGTTTGAGCTAACGCCCAACGTGCTCGAGGATTTCGGCCTGAAATCGGCCCTGGAAGAGCTGTGCAAGCGCATTCCTAAGCAAAACCTGCACGTGCACCTGAGCGTGGGTGAGCTGCCACCCGCCATGCCGCGCCTCGTCGAAACGGCTACCTACCGCATTGCGCAGGAGCTGCTCAACAACGTAATCAAGCACGCCCATGCCCGCGAGGCATTTGTGTACGTGGAGCCGCAGGGCAAAAAGCTGCACCTGAGCGTGGAAGACGACGGCTGCGGCTTTGATGTGGAGAAAGCACGCGAGAAGCGCGGGGGCATTGGCCTGGCGGGCATCCGCAACCGGGTGGGGCTGCTCGGCGGCGAGCTTACCATTCGTTCGCGGCAGGGGCTGGGCACCACCATCACGGTGGAGCTGCCCCTAGGTGAGGAGGTGAAGAAGCGCAAAAACAGCAAGCCCTAA
- a CDS encoding FAD-dependent oxidoreductase: MLTPDQTSGANTTSWLATANRPTFEPLKRNETADVVVVGAGIAGLTSAYLLAREGKTVVVLDDGEIASGETGRTTAHLSNALDDRYYHLESLFGEEGARLAADSHGSAIDRIESIVREEKIDCDFARLDGYLFLPANGTVKELDDELEAAHRAGLMGVTRLKDARVKGFKTGECLRFPNQGQFHIVQYVNGLAKAITQRGSRIFTRTRVLEVHGGDDARVVTADGKEVRAKHIVVATNTPFNDRVVMHTKQHPYRTYVVTFRVPKGSITKALYWDTADPYHYIRLQELADSDTHELLVVGGEDHKTGQADDYEERFRCLEDWTREHYPSVQEVAYRWSGQVMEPVDSLGYAGRNPVDNDNVFIITGDSGHGMTHSTLGAMIVTDLIQERENPWAKLYDPGRVTLSLDTLKEYVKENVNVAAEYTDLLTGGDVSKEAEIQPGSGAVIGRGPLKVAVYRDEKGKTHECSAICPHLHCVVHWNGTEKSWDCPCHGSRFDPYGVLLNGPAATDLPKVEG, encoded by the coding sequence ATGCTGACACCCGACCAAACCTCCGGCGCCAATACCACCTCGTGGCTGGCCACGGCCAACCGCCCCACGTTCGAACCGCTGAAGCGCAACGAAACCGCCGACGTGGTGGTGGTAGGAGCCGGCATTGCGGGCCTTACCAGCGCCTACCTGCTGGCCCGCGAAGGCAAAACGGTGGTGGTACTCGACGACGGCGAAATTGCCTCGGGCGAAACCGGCCGCACCACGGCCCACCTCTCCAACGCCCTCGACGACCGGTACTACCACCTCGAAAGCTTGTTTGGTGAGGAAGGCGCCCGCCTAGCCGCCGACAGCCACGGCTCGGCCATCGACCGCATCGAGAGCATCGTGCGCGAGGAAAAAATCGACTGCGACTTTGCGCGCCTCGATGGCTACCTTTTTCTGCCGGCCAACGGCACCGTAAAGGAGCTTGATGATGAACTGGAAGCTGCTCACCGCGCCGGCCTCATGGGCGTAACCCGCCTGAAAGATGCCCGCGTGAAAGGCTTTAAAACCGGCGAGTGTCTGCGCTTCCCCAACCAGGGACAGTTTCATATCGTGCAATATGTCAACGGGCTGGCCAAGGCCATTACCCAGCGCGGCAGCCGCATTTTTACCCGTACCCGGGTGCTGGAGGTGCACGGCGGCGACGATGCCCGCGTGGTAACGGCCGATGGCAAAGAGGTGCGCGCCAAGCACATTGTGGTAGCCACCAACACCCCGTTCAACGACCGCGTGGTGATGCACACCAAGCAGCACCCGTACCGCACCTACGTGGTTACCTTCCGGGTACCGAAAGGCAGCATTACCAAGGCCCTGTACTGGGATACCGCCGATCCGTACCACTATATCCGCCTGCAGGAACTCGCCGACTCCGACACGCACGAGCTGCTGGTGGTAGGCGGCGAAGACCACAAAACCGGCCAGGCCGACGACTACGAAGAACGCTTCCGCTGCCTGGAGGACTGGACGCGCGAGCATTACCCGAGCGTGCAGGAAGTGGCGTACCGCTGGTCGGGCCAGGTGATGGAGCCCGTCGATAGCCTGGGCTACGCCGGCCGCAACCCCGTCGACAACGACAACGTGTTCATCATCACCGGCGACTCGGGCCACGGCATGACGCACAGCACCCTAGGTGCCATGATCGTGACGGACCTGATTCAGGAGCGCGAAAACCCGTGGGCCAAGCTCTACGACCCCGGCCGCGTAACCCTCAGCCTCGACACGTTGAAGGAATACGTGAAGGAAAACGTGAACGTAGCGGCCGAGTACACCGATTTGCTTACCGGCGGCGACGTATCGAAGGAAGCGGAAATACAGCCCGGCTCGGGTGCCGTAATTGGCCGCGGCCCGCTGAAAGTAGCCGTGTACCGCGACGAAAAAGGCAAAACCCACGAGTGCTCGGCCATTTGCCCGCACCTGCACTGCGTGGTGCACTGGAACGGCACCGAAAAAAGCTGGGACTGCCCCTGCCACGGCTCGCGCTTCGACCCCTACGGCGTGCTGCTCAACGGCCCCGCCGCCACCGATTTGCCGAAAGTAGAAGGGTAG